One genomic window of Diospyros lotus cultivar Yz01 chromosome 8, ASM1463336v1, whole genome shotgun sequence includes the following:
- the LOC127807370 gene encoding LOW QUALITY PROTEIN: S-locus-specific glycoprotein S13-like (The sequence of the model RefSeq protein was modified relative to this genomic sequence to represent the inferred CDS: inserted 1 base in 1 codon), which produces MRNTQCSLWLSTALITLFPIAAVAIETITATQPLFPNQTIVSTGEVVELGFFSPINSNKWYVGIWYKDSDPDRTVVWVANRDNPLTNNSSRSLKISDDGNLLLVEEAANIVVWSSTSNQTSSANTVTQLLDSGNLVVQRENDVDPENYLWQSFGYPANTFLQLSXVSWDAKSGLNRYLAFIYDKKEKGLQTNKC; this is translated from the exons ATGAGAAATACCCAATGCTCTTTGTGGCTCTCCACCGCTCTAATCACTCTCTTCCCAATCGCCGCCGTGGCCATTGAAACCATCACTGCCACGCAGCCTCTCTTCCCCAACCAAACCATAGTCTCTACCGGGGAAGTTGTGGAACTAGGCTTCTTCTCCCCGATAAATTCAAACAAATGGTACGTCGGGATTTGGTATAAGGACAGTGATCCAGATAGAACCGTAGTCTGGGTTGCTAATAGAGACAACCCATTGACGAACAATTCATCTAGGTCGTTGAAAATCAGTGACGATGGAAACCTTTTGCTGGTTGAAGAAGCTGCAAATATAGTAGTTTGGTCATCGACATCGAACCAGACGAGCTCGGCGAACACCGTCACGCAACTTCTGGATTCGGGCAACTTAGTTGTTCAGAGAGAAAACGACGTCGATCCGGAGAATTATTTGTGGCAAAGCTTTGGCTATCCGGCAAACACTTTTTTGCAACTTA TGGTCAGTTGGGATGCTAAAAGTGGGCTTAACAGGTACCTagcttttatttatgataaaaaagaGAAGGGACTTCAAACCAACAAGTGTTAG